The DNA region AGAAACCTTGTTTTCCCGGTAAGGGCCTGGACACATGCATCTTCATCGCTAAAAGCAAAATCTACCTCCtggtccactaaccagaaggttggtggttccaTCTCTGGCTCTTCGGAGTGATACAGAATTCCAAAAAACAGAGTCTGATTGAATATAGGTGAATGTGATACTGTAAAGTGCTCTGaggccatttaccatttatctGTAATAGATAATAAAAGTCCTTACTGGACTTTGGGGAAAATTTTGCCCCAGAATGAAGCAAGGCATCGTTTTGAcgtgaggaaaaaaaagagttacAGTCGCGGGACAGAacaaacaagacacacaaaagGTGAAATAGGATCCACACTCCCTGAAAGTGTGTGCATGAGCGGGCACAAACCCAACAAGGAGAGTAGAGGGAGGCTTGAGCGAGCACGGACTCACATTAGAggaggggacacacacacacacacacacacacacacctgtgctaGAAAGAACATTGAAAGTGACAAACTACTTTTATTGGACAACAGCTAAAGACGCTATTAATGTACAACTACTATAAGATCTGcagttatttgttttattgtgcatCATCACACATCTCAGTGACCACGAGCTGGAGACGCCTCCAGTTTAACGAGCGTTTGCAAACGATCATCATGTTGTGAAACATTTGCCACAAAATTCACTGGAGCCattcacacaacaaacagaaaatcagctgcaggacaaacagaTAACTGAATGAAGCCGGTTCCTCTCATCTCATCGTGGTTCTGCAGGTTCCTCAGGTCAGAGGCTGAACAAGCAGCATCAGGGGGTCCAGTTCTCAGGGGGTCCAGTTCTCAGGGGGTCCAGTTCTCAGGGGGCCCAGCTCTCAGGAGGTTACCGGGACCTTCTTCATTTGGTCGCTCATGCAGCTTCCACCCGTGAGAACAAAGGACGGCTCATCTCTGTATCAGCTGGTGGCTCAGATTTCACCTCATCTTCATCGTCAGCCTCAAacaacactgccccccccccccgctctcctgCTGAGGACACAGATCTATAGAGCTGTGTGTTGATTGCTCGACCTCCATGACCTTGACCCAGTCTCTGCCAGAAGCTCTTCAGATGTCTCTTATGATTTTTATCTCTTCGCAGAATTCCGTTTCTTGTCAAAGCAACAGTTCTATGATTATGACACAGATTGCTTCATCTAATCGGCCCCTTTTTTAAGCACTATCTTCTTTTGGCAAAAATAATGTGCAAgttgcattttttatttcaccttatCAACAtggtttttgttattgttaaataAAGTCTATTAAAAATTCCAGTTTTACACAACCTGTTTATCCTAAGAGGCTCTTTTCCCGACAGCACTCGAGCTGCAGAGTCTCGATACCAGTGAGTGTGTCTCAGGAAGTGAGCAGCTGATCAACAGAGTCTTTGTGGCTCCGCACTCTGGCTCACGTTTCCTCACAGAtacacactttttctttttttcttttttatctctgAGTCAGTTTCACCCTCACAAATGGAGCACAGGCTACAATGGAAGGGAAGCAGAGGCTGATCTTCTGAAACAAGCCCCCCCTTTGTTCCTCTCCACAATTTGCATTGAAATTAAATACCTAATTTTTGTGTGCGCTCATTGGTCGGAGCCACAGCTGCCACATACCTCAGTGCTCGTGATGTTACACTTTATATCAACGTCTGACCCCGCTGGCAAATTTGCAATCTGATAAATAACAAGAagaaggtttttcttttctcgtTTAAAAGTTTTAATCTGAGATGATCTGCATCTGGATATCAAAGACAGCTGAATTAGAAAAGAGACAATCTGCTTGTGGATCAGTGAATCCCTGTTAACCCAGTGACCGACATGTGATGGAACACGTGACCCTGGACCTGGTTTCAGTTCAGACAACGTGATTTACAAGCTCACAGATCTCTGGAAAGTGATGGTTgtagtttttttcaaacatacGTGCAACAGTTCGGATCAGTATTAACAAGGTTTCAACCCTGGAAGACAAAGGATGCACTGATGAGAGAACAGGTCTGTAGAGAAACGGTGTTGATAGAGTTATGCAGCATTGAAGAAGGAAAactcaaatacaaaataacagaGATTAGTTTTTTTCAGCCCACATTAAAACATTATGCTTCAAAACTTAGCTTCAATCAAGCAAAACcttttttattagatttaaaGCTCTCAATGCCTTTTTTGAAGTTTCAGGATATGACATatgaaacacaaaaatgaaagaaacataaGACAAATGGTTGTGACATCATCAAATCATGAAGCTTGGAACCCGACGTGTGGCAGTAGAATCAGCGTCGTCCTCCGCACACTGACCCCGGATCAGTCAGTGTTATGTTTCCTCTTCACGCTCACACACGTTTACACGTAGTCTCTTCTGGTGTATCCGTTCACTGACAGGGGTTTGACAGCCGAGTAGTCCTCACGCGGCGGCACAGGGGCCCCCCCCCTCGGCGCCGCGGCCGGCCTGGGGGGGCAGGAGCAACACAACAGGACCCCCCCAATAATCAGCAGGCAGGACGCAGCCCAGCCGAAGTACAGAGCGTTGCCGAACTCCCTCTTGCCCGTCTCCTCCAGCAGCGGGTCGTAGAAGCCCAGCACGATGGCGTGGGCCGTCCAGGACAcggccaccagcagcagcagcccggcCACCACGAAGGTTCCTCCGGCTGCCACCACCAGCTTCGGCTTGCTGCTCACGTCCCGGCTGCAGTTGGTGCACTTGGCCCCGGCCACCGCCAGGCCGATGCCCACGATGCACAGCACCATGGAGACGATGACCAGGGCCCGGGCCGCCTGCAGGTCCTCCGGGAGCCCCAGCATGGAGTCGTGCACCCTGCAGTGCATCTGACCCGTGCTCTGCACCGAGCAGTTCATCCACAAGCCCTCCCAGATCACCTGGGAGATGACGATGTTCTGACCGATGAAGGCGGCCACCCGCCACATGGGCAGGC from Platichthys flesus chromosome 4, fPlaFle2.1, whole genome shotgun sequence includes:
- the LOC133951868 gene encoding claudin-4-like, coding for MYSAGVEILGMILAVAGWLGVMVACGLPMWRVAAFIGQNIVISQVIWEGLWMNCSVQSTGQMHCRVHDSMLGLPEDLQAARALVIVSMVLCIVGIGLAVAGAKCTNCSRDVSSKPKLVVAAGGTFVVAGLLLLVAVSWTAHAIVLGFYDPLLEETGKREFGNALYFGWAASCLLIIGGVLLCCSCPPRPAAAPRGGAPVPPREDYSAVKPLSVNGYTRRDYV